In the Takifugu flavidus isolate HTHZ2018 chromosome 11, ASM371156v2, whole genome shotgun sequence genome, one interval contains:
- the LOC130534002 gene encoding guanine nucleotide-binding protein G(I)/G(S)/G(O) subunit gamma-4, translating into MKDAAANNSTASISQARKAVEQLKMEACMDRIKVSKAAADLMAFCDAHVREDPLIVPVPASENPFREKKFFCSIL; encoded by the exons ATGAAAGACGCCGCCGCCAACAACAGCACCGCCAGCATCTCCCAGGCCAGGAaggctgtggagcagctgaagatggAGGCCTGCATGGACAGAATAaag GTGTCCAAAGCCGCCGCCGACCTGATGGCGTTCTGCGACGCCCACGTGCGCGAGGACCCCCTCATCGTGCCCGTGCCCGCCTCCGAGAACCCCTTCAGGGAGAAGAAGTTCTTCTGCTCCATCCTCTGA